The following are encoded in a window of Dehalococcoidales bacterium genomic DNA:
- a CDS encoding GspE/PulE family protein encodes MTVTASDRRQSSLLQPESSLLRQQFPQHDAIVLIPEALARKHTAIPVVIRGGTLLVAIANPGNIIALEALAAQSRMRVEPHLASPEEISEAIDLNYKAYDEIEKKVSSISFPDDATEDPSRLGNVADAPIAQAMTLILTEATKARASDIHFQPQEDRLQVRYRVDGTLHNVLSLPYQMATPLISRIKIMANMNIADHHRTQDGQFSFDTRGRTLGIRVGTIPTVYGEMAVLRLLDKSRANLDLSQLGFLPENLEQYQKMLRVPYGMLLVSGPTGAGKTTTLYASLNCLNNTEQNIITIEDPVEYHFDNINQIQVNSRAGLDFSSGLRAILRLDPDVILVGEIRDAETAQIAIQGALTGHLVLSSIHANDAVSVVSRLMDLGVEPFLVSTALIGIVAQRMVRRVCSYCAQPATATAIEQMAYTQAMGEEKTEFLYGSGCPVCSNTGYQGRTGIFELLHVTDDMRAMMLSGADISELRTSATKSGMVPLVKDGMLKARDGITTPAEVLRNVHLTE; translated from the coding sequence GTGACTGTCACGGCGTCTGACAGACGGCAGTCTTCGCTATTACAACCGGAGTCCTCGCTACTGCGGCAGCAGTTCCCGCAACACGATGCCATAGTCCTGATACCCGAGGCACTAGCGAGGAAACATACCGCGATACCCGTGGTGATACGCGGTGGCACTCTGCTGGTAGCCATCGCAAACCCGGGTAACATCATTGCTCTGGAAGCACTGGCTGCCCAGAGCAGGATGCGTGTTGAGCCGCACCTGGCCAGCCCCGAGGAGATATCCGAGGCCATCGACCTCAACTACAAGGCCTACGACGAGATTGAGAAGAAGGTTTCCAGCATCTCGTTTCCGGATGACGCCACTGAAGATCCGAGCAGGCTTGGCAACGTTGCCGACGCCCCTATAGCCCAGGCCATGACTCTCATCCTCACCGAGGCAACCAAAGCACGCGCCTCTGATATACATTTCCAGCCGCAGGAAGACAGGCTCCAGGTACGCTACCGCGTTGATGGCACCCTGCATAACGTACTGTCCCTGCCTTATCAAATGGCCACTCCCCTGATATCCCGCATTAAGATAATGGCCAATATGAACATCGCAGACCACCATCGCACACAGGATGGTCAGTTTTCGTTCGATACCAGGGGTCGGACTCTGGGAATTCGCGTGGGCACCATCCCCACAGTCTATGGAGAGATGGCGGTGTTACGGCTACTTGACAAGTCACGGGCTAACCTGGATTTATCACAGCTGGGGTTCCTGCCTGAGAACCTGGAACAGTATCAGAAGATGCTGCGGGTTCCCTACGGCATGCTCCTGGTCAGCGGGCCTACCGGAGCCGGTAAGACAACCACCCTCTACGCCTCGCTCAACTGTCTCAATAACACGGAGCAGAACATCATTACCATCGAAGACCCGGTAGAGTACCATTTTGATAACATCAACCAGATTCAGGTTAATTCCCGGGCCGGTCTTGACTTTTCGTCAGGGCTGCGGGCAATACTCCGCCTTGACCCGGACGTGATACTGGTAGGCGAGATACGTGATGCGGAGACCGCTCAGATAGCCATCCAGGGTGCTCTTACCGGTCACCTGGTACTTTCCTCCATCCACGCCAACGATGCCGTGAGCGTCGTTTCTCGCCTGATGGACCTCGGCGTCGAACCCTTCTTGGTATCCACGGCCCTCATCGGTATTGTCGCACAACGCATGGTGCGCCGCGTCTGTTCCTACTGCGCCCAACCGGCAACGGCAACTGCAATAGAGCAGATGGCCTACACGCAGGCAATGGGGGAGGAAAAGACCGAGTTCCTCTATGGGAGTGGTTGCCCGGTATGCTCCAACACCGGTTACCAGGGACGTACCGGTATTTTCGAGCTTCTGCACGTCACTGATGATATGCGTGCGATGATGCTCAGCGGCGCCGATATTTCAGAACTACGCACCAGTGCCACCAAGAGCGGCATGGTACCCCTGGTGAAGGACGGTATGCTCAAGGCACGGGACGGCATCACTACCCCGGCAGAAGTCCTGCGCAACGTGCACCTTACCGAATAG